The following are from one region of the Planctomycetota bacterium genome:
- the thrS gene encoding threonine--tRNA ligase, producing the protein MPTITLPDGKTKSFASPVTGLEVAQSIGAGLAKAALAVKVDYGQGPQTQDLSAMIDRDATVAIITAPKPGQPASADALFLMRHSAAHVMAEAIQDIMGTDVQLAYGPPTDTGFFYDMFVPDGKKLSSDRFAEINQRIAEIIKEDRPFRRYEMEAVPAFTKLVEEGNKYKFDNAARAMAAGLEADAPGVKMITSVWDSSRTPYRADGRLSFYCTGEPGKNWEDLCRGPHVPSTGRIGAACVLSLASSYWHGDENSDRLTRVYGTAFPTQADLDAYLRQREEAAKRDHRVIGKALRLFHIDEDVGQGLILWTPRGSVVRKELQTFIGSELKKQGYTEVFTPHIGRLELYKTSGHFPYYKDSQFAPIVERQTLEQLMKEGCTCADMMHRVEGVSARLAAGINERTGAQTIAPERVMADEQLIEGFMLRPMNCPHHAKIFGSSPHSYRDMPVRLAEFGTVYRWEQSGELNGMTRVRGFTQDDAHLFCTEQQIPGEIQGCLSLVKTIFATLGMKDYRVRVGLRDPDSSKYTGSGESWDKAEAACIAAAQSLGVAFSKEPGEAAFYGPKIDFVVKDVIGREWQLGTVQVDYQMGNRFDLSYIGPDNKPHRPVVIHRAPFGSMERFCGVLIEHFAGAFPTWLAPEQVRVLPISEKTNEYAARVARSLREREVRVTTDLGSDRIQGKVKVAADEKIPYMLIVGPRDAESTSVSVRMRGVEKDLGAMPLEAFVSGIVAEIADRRAELAVKPARE; encoded by the coding sequence ATGCCCACCATCACCCTGCCCGACGGCAAGACCAAGTCCTTCGCATCGCCCGTCACCGGTCTCGAGGTCGCGCAGTCGATCGGCGCCGGCCTCGCCAAGGCCGCCCTCGCCGTCAAGGTCGACTACGGGCAGGGCCCGCAGACGCAGGACCTGAGCGCCATGATCGACCGTGACGCGACAGTCGCGATCATCACCGCGCCCAAGCCGGGCCAACCGGCCAGCGCCGACGCGCTCTTCCTCATGCGCCACTCTGCGGCTCACGTCATGGCCGAGGCGATCCAGGACATCATGGGCACCGACGTGCAGCTCGCCTACGGGCCGCCCACCGACACCGGCTTTTTCTACGACATGTTCGTGCCCGACGGCAAGAAGCTCTCCAGCGATCGCTTCGCCGAGATCAACCAGCGCATCGCCGAGATCATCAAGGAAGACCGCCCCTTCCGCCGGTACGAGATGGAGGCCGTCCCCGCGTTCACCAAGCTCGTGGAAGAGGGCAACAAGTACAAGTTCGACAACGCCGCCCGGGCCATGGCCGCGGGGCTCGAGGCCGACGCGCCGGGCGTCAAGATGATCACGTCGGTGTGGGACAGCTCGCGCACGCCCTACCGCGCGGATGGGCGGCTGTCGTTCTACTGCACCGGCGAACCGGGCAAGAACTGGGAAGACCTCTGCCGCGGGCCGCACGTCCCCAGCACCGGCCGCATCGGCGCCGCGTGCGTGCTCTCGCTCGCGTCGTCGTACTGGCACGGCGACGAGAACTCCGACCGCCTCACCCGGGTGTACGGCACGGCGTTCCCCACGCAGGCCGATCTCGACGCGTACCTGCGGCAGCGCGAAGAGGCCGCCAAGCGTGACCACCGCGTCATCGGCAAGGCGCTCCGGCTGTTCCACATCGACGAGGACGTGGGCCAGGGCCTCATCCTCTGGACCCCTCGCGGCTCGGTGGTCCGCAAGGAACTCCAGACGTTCATCGGCAGCGAGCTCAAGAAGCAGGGCTACACCGAGGTCTTCACCCCGCACATCGGGCGCCTCGAACTCTACAAGACCTCCGGACACTTCCCCTACTACAAGGACAGCCAGTTCGCGCCGATCGTCGAGCGTCAGACCCTCGAACAGCTCATGAAGGAAGGCTGCACCTGCGCCGACATGATGCACCGCGTCGAGGGCGTGTCGGCGCGCCTCGCCGCCGGCATCAACGAGCGCACCGGCGCACAGACCATCGCCCCCGAACGCGTCATGGCCGACGAGCAGCTCATCGAGGGCTTCATGCTCCGCCCCATGAACTGCCCGCACCACGCCAAGATCTTCGGCAGTTCGCCCCACTCGTACCGCGACATGCCCGTCCGCCTCGCCGAGTTCGGCACCGTCTACCGCTGGGAGCAGTCGGGCGAACTCAACGGCATGACCCGCGTGCGGGGCTTCACCCAGGACGATGCGCATCTCTTCTGCACCGAGCAGCAGATCCCCGGCGAGATCCAGGGCTGTCTTTCCCTCGTCAAGACGATCTTCGCCACGCTGGGCATGAAGGACTACCGCGTGCGCGTGGGCCTGCGCGACCCCGACAGCAGCAAGTACACGGGCTCGGGCGAGAGCTGGGACAAGGCCGAGGCCGCCTGTATCGCCGCCGCCCAGTCCCTGGGCGTCGCGTTCAGCAAGGAGCCCGGCGAGGCCGCGTTCTACGGGCCCAAGATCGACTTCGTCGTCAAGGACGTCATCGGCCGCGAGTGGCAGCTCGGCACCGTCCAGGTCGATTACCAGATGGGCAACCGGTTCGACCTCTCCTACATCGGCCCCGACAACAAGCCCCACCGCCCCGTGGTCATCCACCGCGCGCCGTTCGGCAGCATGGAGCGATTCTGCGGCGTGCTCATCGAGCACTTCGCCGGCGCGTTCCCCACCTGGCTCGCGCCCGAGCAGGTCCGCGTGCTGCCCATCTCCGAGAAGACCAACGAGTACGCCGCCCGGGTGGCCCGCTCGCTCCGCGAGCGGGAAGTCCGCGTCACCACCGACCTGGGCTCGGACCGCATCCAGGGCAAGGTCAAGGTCGCGGCCGACGAGAAGATCCCGTACATGCTCATCGTCGGCCCGCGCGACGCCGAATCCACCAGCGTGTCCGTCCGCATGCGGGGCGTCGAGAAGGACCTGGGCGCGATGCCGCTCGAGGCCTTCGTCTCCGGCATCGTCGCCGAGATCGCCGACCGGCGCGCGGAGCTCGCCGTCAAGCCCGCACGAGAATGA
- a CDS encoding PadR family transcriptional regulator has product MLWKDGQRDASQMVVLSVLADGPSYGYLITKTVAARSDGKVRLTPGVLYPLLKGLENEGLVTTHWEEVKSDRAEPGEDGRKRKWYSLSAKGRQRLEQHISAHRSYLEIMESFIGRLGGRLGRPGDGTGGESEASA; this is encoded by the coding sequence ATGCTCTGGAAAGACGGCCAACGAGACGCTTCGCAGATGGTGGTTCTCTCGGTGCTGGCCGACGGGCCCAGCTACGGCTACCTGATCACTAAGACCGTCGCGGCGCGGTCGGACGGCAAGGTGCGGCTGACGCCGGGCGTGCTGTATCCGCTTCTCAAGGGGCTCGAGAACGAGGGGCTCGTCACGACGCACTGGGAAGAAGTGAAGTCGGACCGCGCCGAGCCGGGCGAGGACGGGCGCAAGCGCAAGTGGTACAGCCTGTCGGCCAAGGGCCGCCAGCGCCTGGAGCAGCACATCTCCGCGCACCGCTCGTACCTCGAGATCATGGAGTCGTTCATCGGACGGCTCGGCGGACGACTGGGACGCCCGGGCGACGGCACGGGCGGCGAGTCGGAGGCGTCGGCATGA
- the pth gene encoding aminoacyl-tRNA hydrolase, with the protein MKLIVGLGNPGAEYTSTRHNVGFMVVDRLSSKHGAGATPRARFKAATTEVVIAGEKCLLLKPTTYMNLSGQCVGEAIAFYKADVGADLLVVVDDLYLPTGAVRLRPGGGTGGHNGLTDIQRALGTEAYARLRIGVGMLPGGGKPAHMDQADYVLSRFSAEEHAALEGGLAKAVQGAEAWASRGLAQAMNSVNAPEPKPGEGKKQTGGE; encoded by the coding sequence ATGAAGCTGATCGTCGGATTGGGCAATCCAGGCGCGGAGTACACCTCGACCCGGCACAACGTCGGGTTCATGGTGGTGGACCGGCTGTCGTCGAAGCACGGCGCGGGGGCGACGCCCCGCGCCCGCTTCAAGGCGGCCACCACGGAGGTCGTGATCGCCGGCGAGAAGTGCCTGCTGCTCAAGCCGACGACCTACATGAACCTCTCCGGGCAGTGCGTGGGAGAGGCCATCGCCTTCTACAAAGCCGACGTCGGCGCCGACCTGCTGGTCGTCGTCGACGACCTCTACCTGCCCACCGGCGCGGTGCGGCTTCGCCCGGGCGGCGGCACGGGCGGGCACAACGGGCTCACGGACATCCAGCGAGCGCTCGGGACGGAGGCGTACGCGCGCCTGCGGATCGGGGTGGGCATGCTGCCGGGAGGCGGCAAGCCCGCGCACATGGACCAGGCGGACTATGTGCTGTCGCGGTTCAGCGCGGAGGAACACGCCGCGCTGGAGGGCGGGCTGGCCAAGGCTGTGCAAGGGGCCGAGGCGTGGGCGTCGCGCGGGCTGGCGCAGGCGATGAACAGCGTGAACGCGCCGGAGCCGAAGCCCGGCGAGGGGAAGAAGCAGACGGGCGGGGAATGA
- a CDS encoding NTP transferase domain-containing protein produces MASGPGQLDAIILGAGKGTRMKSDLPKVVFPVGGRAMVCAVVNACREAGVGRIIVVVGHKQELVRAALDGYGVEFAEQREQLGTGHAVLSARGVYAGAGGDKTPERRDVPAGRAVLVLCGDGPLIRAATIRTLVARHAETGAAATLATAVLDDPTNYGRIIRDEGGRFMAIVEHKNCTPAQREVREVNPSYYCFESAALFGALERVERNALTGEYYLTDVPGLLRSEGGRVEVVASVPPEDVLSINTPEELARVDAIYRARATSAQAGRA; encoded by the coding sequence ATGGCATCCGGTCCCGGACAACTCGACGCGATCATCCTCGGCGCCGGCAAGGGCACGCGGATGAAGTCGGACCTGCCCAAGGTCGTGTTCCCGGTGGGCGGGCGCGCGATGGTGTGCGCCGTGGTGAACGCATGCCGCGAGGCGGGCGTGGGACGCATCATCGTCGTGGTGGGGCACAAGCAGGAACTGGTGCGCGCGGCGCTGGACGGGTACGGCGTGGAGTTCGCGGAGCAGCGCGAGCAGCTCGGGACGGGGCACGCGGTGCTGTCCGCGCGGGGCGTGTACGCCGGGGCGGGCGGGGACAAGACGCCCGAGCGGCGCGACGTGCCGGCGGGCCGGGCGGTGCTGGTGCTGTGCGGCGACGGGCCGCTGATCCGCGCGGCGACGATCCGCACGCTGGTGGCGCGCCATGCGGAGACGGGCGCGGCGGCGACGCTGGCGACGGCGGTGCTCGACGACCCGACGAACTACGGACGGATCATCCGCGACGAGGGCGGGCGGTTCATGGCGATCGTGGAACACAAGAACTGCACCCCCGCGCAGCGCGAGGTGCGCGAGGTGAACCCGAGCTACTACTGCTTCGAATCGGCGGCGTTGTTCGGCGCGCTCGAGCGCGTGGAACGCAACGCGCTGACGGGCGAGTACTACCTGACGGACGTGCCGGGGCTGCTGCGGTCGGAGGGCGGGCGGGTCGAGGTGGTGGCGTCGGTGCCGCCCGAGGACGTGCTGAGCATCAACACGCCCGAGGAACTGGCGCGCGTGGACGCGATCTACCGGGCGCGGGCGACGTCGGCGCAAGCGGGGCGAGCATGA
- a CDS encoding ribose-phosphate pyrophosphokinase: MRDPNGDLRVFAGRSVVKLTAEVCRFLDCEPGQSRMQTFPDGEVIVKIDEDVRGRDVYVVVSTCEPVNDNLMELLICIDCLRRASAGRITVVLPYFGYARQDRKDEGRVPITAKLVANLITAAGTDRVLALDLHAAQIQGFFDLPVDHLSATPVFVDYFKDLQRRGELPDLCLVSPDVGNVKVAESMANLLGGELAIINKRRLSGSTVTTGNLIGDVRGRTVLMFDDIISTGGTVCEAAKLVMDKGAREVIAAATHPVLVGPAVERLLASPISRVVVCNTIPLTDRVAPLRAKLVELSVGPLLGHAIHRIHHNESVSALFKNTAGTKR; this comes from the coding sequence ATGAGAGATCCCAACGGCGACTTGCGGGTGTTTGCCGGTCGGTCGGTGGTGAAGCTCACCGCCGAGGTGTGCCGGTTCCTGGACTGCGAGCCGGGGCAGTCGCGGATGCAGACGTTCCCCGACGGCGAGGTGATCGTCAAGATCGACGAGGACGTGCGCGGGCGCGACGTGTACGTGGTGGTCTCGACCTGTGAGCCGGTGAACGACAACCTGATGGAACTGCTGATCTGCATCGACTGCCTGCGCCGGGCGAGCGCGGGGCGGATCACGGTGGTGCTGCCGTACTTCGGGTACGCGCGCCAGGACCGCAAGGACGAGGGTCGGGTGCCGATCACGGCGAAGCTGGTGGCGAACCTGATCACGGCGGCGGGCACGGACCGCGTGCTGGCGCTGGACCTGCACGCGGCGCAGATCCAGGGGTTCTTCGACCTGCCGGTGGATCATCTGTCGGCGACGCCCGTGTTCGTGGACTACTTCAAGGACCTGCAGCGCCGGGGCGAGCTGCCCGACCTGTGCCTGGTGAGCCCGGACGTGGGCAACGTGAAGGTGGCCGAGAGCATGGCGAACCTGCTCGGGGGCGAACTGGCGATCATCAACAAGCGGCGCCTGAGCGGGTCGACGGTCACCACGGGCAACCTCATCGGCGACGTGCGCGGGCGCACGGTGCTGATGTTCGACGACATCATCTCGACGGGCGGGACGGTGTGCGAGGCGGCGAAACTGGTGATGGACAAGGGGGCGCGCGAGGTCATCGCGGCCGCGACGCACCCCGTGCTGGTCGGGCCGGCGGTCGAGCGTCTGCTCGCCAGCCCGATCTCACGCGTGGTGGTGTGCAACACGATCCCGCTGACGGACCGGGTCGCGCCGCTGCGGGCCAAGCTGGTCGAGCTCTCGGTGGGCCCGCTGCTGGGGCACGCGATCCACCGGATCCATCACAACGAGAGCGTGAGCGCGCTCTTCAAGAACACGGCGGGGACGAAGCGGTAG
- a CDS encoding cob(I)yrinic acid a,c-diamide adenosyltransferase, whose translation MVKLTKIYTRTGDDGTTGLATGQRVRKDDLRVDTYGSVDEANACIGLAVREADHAATSPGAAPAAADIASILRAIQHDLFDLGADLATPVAGEEPAGSRLRIIPTQVARLETTIDRFNDTLAPLTSFVLPGGSALASHLHVARTVVRRAERLAVALAAREPGAVNPEAVKYLNRLSDLLFVLGRVANDSGAGDVLWKPGANR comes from the coding sequence ATGGTCAAGCTCACCAAGATCTACACCCGCACCGGCGACGACGGCACGACGGGCCTGGCGACCGGGCAGCGCGTCCGCAAGGACGACCTCCGCGTCGACACCTACGGCAGCGTCGACGAAGCCAACGCGTGCATCGGCCTCGCAGTGCGAGAGGCCGACCACGCCGCCACCTCGCCCGGCGCCGCGCCCGCCGCGGCGGACATCGCGTCGATCCTCCGCGCCATCCAGCACGACCTGTTCGACCTGGGCGCCGATCTCGCCACGCCCGTGGCGGGCGAAGAGCCCGCGGGCTCGCGCCTGCGCATCATCCCGACGCAGGTCGCCCGCCTCGAGACCACCATCGACCGCTTCAACGACACCCTCGCCCCGCTCACGAGCTTCGTGCTGCCCGGGGGCTCGGCGCTCGCCTCGCACCTGCACGTGGCGCGCACCGTCGTCCGGCGTGCCGAGCGGCTGGCTGTCGCGCTCGCCGCCCGCGAACCCGGCGCCGTCAACCCCGAGGCCGTCAAGTACCTCAACCGTCTGAGCGACCTGCTGTTCGTGCTCGGGCGCGTCGCGAACGACTCCGGCGCGGGCGACGTCCTGTGGAAACCCGGCGCGAACCGCTAG
- the rplI gene encoding 50S ribosomal protein L9, translated as MPKNMKLLLIENVDSLGIVGDVVSVRTGYARNFLLPRALATEPSEELVQTLAAKRAEAERQVAQQRAQREETTAKLEGVELELVRSCNDQGILYGAITQQDVATELTTRGYLVKPRDVRLPGAIKRVDKYELHIKLDTDLDAIVKLVVKPDRELPKDAAPAEEKGGERPEREERERRGSREEREDKREKAMRRRADAIEQAIQSDKARVVGWAKKDAPAEGAAPEGAPAPAAAPESKSADAKGDKPKGKGKDAGEKKSKK; from the coding sequence GTGCCCAAGAACATGAAGTTGTTGCTGATCGAGAACGTCGATTCCCTGGGAATCGTCGGGGACGTGGTCTCGGTGCGGACGGGCTACGCCCGCAACTTCCTGCTGCCCCGCGCCCTCGCGACCGAGCCGAGCGAGGAACTGGTGCAGACGCTCGCGGCCAAGCGTGCCGAGGCGGAGCGTCAGGTCGCGCAGCAGCGCGCCCAGCGCGAAGAGACGACCGCGAAGCTCGAGGGTGTCGAGCTCGAACTCGTCCGGTCGTGCAACGACCAGGGCATCCTGTACGGCGCGATCACCCAGCAGGACGTGGCGACGGAACTGACGACGCGCGGGTACTTAGTGAAGCCGCGCGACGTGCGACTGCCGGGCGCGATCAAGCGGGTCGACAAGTACGAGCTGCACATCAAGCTGGACACCGATCTCGACGCGATCGTCAAGCTGGTGGTGAAGCCCGACCGCGAGCTGCCCAAGGACGCGGCCCCTGCGGAGGAAAAGGGCGGCGAGCGCCCGGAACGCGAGGAGCGCGAGCGCCGCGGCAGCCGCGAGGAGCGCGAGGACAAGCGCGAGAAGGCGATGCGCCGGCGCGCGGACGCCATCGAGCAGGCGATTCAGTCGGACAAGGCCCGCGTCGTCGGCTGGGCGAAGAAGGACGCCCCCGCGGAGGGCGCCGCACCGGAGGGAGCGCCCGCTCCCGCGGCCGCCCCGGAATCCAAGAGCGCCGACGCCAAGGGCGACAAGCCCAAGGGCAAGGGCAAGGACGCGGGCGAGAAGAAGAGCAAGAAGTAA
- the rpsF gene encoding 30S ribosomal protein S6 translates to MSKKRVYNYEAMFLLSQAVAADLNGAIEHIREIIARGHGEILAMRKWDDRRLAYEIEGQKRGYYVLVFFKAPGVDIAHVERDCNLSEKILRTMILRCDHMTEETIRAQDATKELEIEAKMRAERPAMVVQAPAPAPAPAAPEEEVAPQA, encoded by the coding sequence ATGTCGAAGAAGCGAGTGTACAACTACGAGGCGATGTTCCTGCTCAGCCAGGCGGTGGCGGCGGACCTGAACGGGGCGATCGAGCACATCCGGGAGATCATCGCGCGCGGGCACGGCGAGATCCTCGCGATGCGCAAGTGGGACGACCGTCGCCTGGCGTACGAGATCGAGGGGCAGAAGCGCGGGTACTACGTGCTCGTGTTCTTCAAGGCGCCCGGGGTCGACATCGCGCACGTCGAGCGGGACTGCAACCTGTCGGAGAAGATCCTCCGCACGATGATCCTGCGCTGCGACCACATGACCGAGGAGACGATCCGCGCCCAGGACGCGACCAAGGAACTGGAGATCGAGGCGAAGATGCGTGCCGAGCGCCCGGCCATGGTGGTGCAGGCGCCCGCGCCGGCGCCCGCGCCCGCCGCCCCGGAAGAGGAAGTCGCCCCGCAGGCCTGA
- the nrdR gene encoding transcriptional regulator NrdR: MLCPFCAKDDDKVIDSRSSEGGRVIRRRRECVACHKRFTTYERVEQTHRLMVVKRDGTHQPFNRDNILRGVQSACGKRPIPEERKIALVDEIEDELHKEFDREVPSSTIGERVMAKLRDVDEVAWVRFASEYYQFKSVRELKEQLNLLDGRVRDVKDQQRLF; this comes from the coding sequence TTGCTCTGCCCCTTCTGCGCCAAAGACGACGACAAGGTCATCGATTCGCGCTCGAGCGAGGGTGGGCGGGTCATCCGTCGGCGCCGCGAGTGCGTCGCGTGCCACAAGCGCTTCACGACCTACGAGCGCGTCGAGCAGACCCACCGGCTGATGGTCGTGAAACGCGACGGGACGCACCAGCCGTTCAACCGCGACAACATCCTGCGGGGCGTGCAGTCGGCGTGCGGGAAGCGGCCCATCCCCGAGGAACGGAAGATCGCGCTGGTCGACGAGATCGAGGACGAGCTGCACAAGGAGTTCGACCGCGAGGTGCCCAGCAGCACGATCGGCGAGCGCGTGATGGCGAAACTCCGCGACGTCGACGAGGTGGCGTGGGTGCGGTTCGCGAGCGAGTACTACCAGTTCAAGAGCGTGCGCGAACTCAAGGAGCAGTTGAACCTGCTCGACGGGCGGGTCCGCGACGTGAAGGACCAGCAGCGTCTGTTCTAG
- a CDS encoding 50S ribosomal protein L25: protein MHEKSPLISVKKREKLGTRYCERIRKAGGLPAIVYGHGEQPVPVYLSEARDTVRKIHSGDKVFRMTLEGGFQEQVVLLKDLQFDHMGTTIVHADFARVDLNERVKAKVPVHLVGEAKGLKQVGAILMHPTSELEIECRVVDLPDYIEIRVDELDVGELISAADVKLPTQEMRLVTDSHAIVAQIVVQLEEKVGEEAAAAGGAAEPEVITAKKPAEGEDAAKAGAKPAAGGAKPAAAGAKPAAGAKPAAAGAKPAAGGGDKKK from the coding sequence ATGCACGAGAAGTCACCACTGATCAGTGTCAAGAAGCGTGAGAAGCTGGGCACGCGGTACTGCGAGCGGATCCGCAAGGCGGGCGGGCTGCCGGCGATCGTGTACGGGCACGGCGAGCAGCCGGTGCCCGTGTACCTCTCGGAAGCGCGGGACACGGTCCGCAAGATCCACTCGGGCGACAAGGTCTTCCGCATGACGCTCGAGGGCGGGTTCCAGGAGCAGGTCGTGCTGCTGAAGGACCTGCAGTTCGACCACATGGGCACGACGATCGTGCACGCGGACTTCGCGCGGGTGGACCTGAACGAACGCGTGAAGGCGAAGGTGCCGGTGCACCTGGTCGGCGAGGCCAAGGGCCTCAAGCAGGTCGGGGCGATCCTGATGCACCCGACGTCGGAGCTCGAGATCGAGTGCCGCGTCGTGGACCTCCCGGACTACATCGAGATCCGCGTCGACGAACTCGACGTCGGGGAGCTCATCTCGGCGGCGGACGTGAAGCTCCCGACCCAGGAGATGCGCCTCGTGACGGACTCGCACGCGATCGTCGCGCAGATCGTGGTGCAGCTCGAGGAGAAGGTGGGCGAGGAAGCGGCGGCCGCGGGCGGCGCGGCGGAGCCGGAGGTCATCACCGCCAAGAAGCCCGCCGAGGGCGAGGACGCGGCCAAGGCGGGTGCGAAGCCCGCGGCCGGCGGCGCGAAGCCCGCGGCGGCCGGGGCCAAGCCCGCGGCGGGTGCGAAGCCCGCGGCGGCCGGCGCGAAGCCCGCGGCGGGTGGTGGCGACAAGAAGAAGTAA
- the ssb gene encoding single-stranded DNA-binding protein: protein MASYNKVLLMGNLTRDIELKSVGGGTSVAKIGLAVNRHYTTQSGEKREETTFVDCEAWGRTAETMAKYLSKGRPVFIEGRLKLDTWQDKESGQNRSKMSVVVDSFQFIDSRQGGGGGGGGGGGGADGEVEGRPSSWSSKPSAGRASSPAGNEPPADDIPF, encoded by the coding sequence ATGGCGAGTTACAACAAGGTGCTGCTGATGGGCAACCTGACGCGCGACATCGAACTGAAGTCGGTGGGCGGGGGCACGTCGGTGGCGAAGATCGGCCTGGCGGTGAACCGGCACTACACGACCCAATCCGGCGAGAAGCGCGAGGAGACCACGTTCGTCGACTGCGAGGCGTGGGGGCGTACGGCGGAGACGATGGCGAAGTACCTGTCGAAGGGGCGCCCGGTCTTCATCGAGGGGCGCCTGAAGCTGGACACGTGGCAGGACAAGGAGTCGGGCCAGAACCGCTCCAAGATGAGCGTCGTCGTGGACAGCTTCCAGTTCATCGATTCGCGTCAGGGCGGCGGTGGTGGCGGCGGCGGCGGCGGCGGTGGTGCGGACGGGGAAGTGGAAGGGCGTCCGTCGTCGTGGTCGAGCAAGCCCAGCGCGGGCCGCGCCTCATCGCCGGCGGGGAACGAGCCGCCGGCCGACGACATTCCGTTCTGA
- a CDS encoding glycosyltransferase family 39 protein — translation MRGRTSADSTTPDARTRVRAGATTNTLAVAAVGAIVLAGLLVRLPRLTQSLWFDEVFRTRVVLTPERIGALLWHDVHNPLYNAVMYAWVHLFGDREWVIRLPGVLAGAALVLVVFAWVRERWGRSAARWAAAWLWLTPAHVWYSCEAKNNIVTALLATLGLWTLDRACVGRTGGRVALAAIAGALAIWTDFQSLLVLPFAWIAWTLWGQGRAPERRAWVVPVVCAVGTVLLASPLLVHKAAHASELQRDYLRYFSVPEAMRLLLVYFPTGNALVPTGQRAWPLVALLMAPVVLPSLVAGVRAVARDSSGRVVLVALAAPMCVMVVASEILVARGSAARVYQERNLLVMLPLLAAVLGVGAIGAGRWRAFSRWGLPIVALVSSVGLVTWSAGRDTLMYPNPDWRGACAYIGGVEAGLGDASERDERDGVGRGVLVVSRTPMLPVEYYLPRARRAEIGRDEPPARAIRAAMETANTLEAWLIVNPNWHGIGADELAEVEREFRVVQRRDFRRLRVLRLRALDE, via the coding sequence ATGCGGGGGCGAACCAGCGCGGACAGCACCACACCCGACGCGCGCACGCGCGTGCGCGCCGGCGCTACGACCAACACCCTCGCCGTCGCGGCGGTCGGCGCCATCGTGCTGGCCGGCCTGCTGGTGCGCCTCCCGCGCCTCACCCAGAGCCTGTGGTTCGACGAGGTCTTTCGCACGCGGGTCGTGCTCACGCCCGAGCGCATCGGGGCCCTCCTCTGGCACGACGTGCACAACCCGCTCTACAACGCCGTCATGTACGCATGGGTGCACCTGTTCGGTGATCGCGAGTGGGTCATCCGTCTGCCGGGCGTGCTCGCCGGGGCGGCGCTGGTGCTCGTCGTCTTCGCGTGGGTGCGCGAGCGGTGGGGGCGGTCCGCGGCCCGATGGGCGGCGGCGTGGCTGTGGCTCACGCCCGCGCACGTGTGGTACTCGTGCGAGGCGAAGAACAACATCGTGACCGCGCTGCTCGCGACGCTGGGCCTGTGGACGCTGGACCGCGCGTGCGTCGGGCGCACCGGGGGCAGGGTGGCGCTGGCGGCGATCGCCGGCGCGCTCGCGATCTGGACCGATTTTCAGTCGCTGCTGGTGCTGCCGTTCGCGTGGATCGCGTGGACGCTGTGGGGGCAGGGGCGTGCGCCCGAGCGGCGGGCGTGGGTGGTGCCCGTGGTGTGCGCCGTGGGGACGGTGCTGCTCGCGTCGCCGCTGCTCGTGCACAAGGCGGCCCACGCGTCAGAACTGCAGCGAGACTACCTGCGCTACTTCAGCGTGCCCGAGGCGATGCGCCTGCTGCTGGTGTACTTCCCGACGGGCAACGCGCTCGTGCCGACGGGGCAGCGGGCGTGGCCTCTGGTCGCGCTGCTCATGGCCCCGGTCGTGCTGCCCTCGCTTGTCGCGGGGGTGCGCGCGGTCGCGCGGGATTCGTCGGGGCGGGTAGTGCTGGTCGCGTTGGCCGCCCCGATGTGCGTGATGGTCGTGGCGAGCGAGATCCTGGTCGCGCGGGGCTCGGCGGCGCGGGTGTACCAGGAGCGGAACCTGCTGGTGATGCTGCCGCTGCTGGCGGCGGTGCTGGGCGTGGGCGCGATCGGCGCCGGGCGGTGGCGAGCGTTCTCGAGGTGGGGGCTGCCGATCGTGGCGCTGGTGTCGAGCGTGGGGCTGGTGACGTGGAGCGCCGGGCGTGACACGCTGATGTACCCGAACCCCGACTGGCGCGGGGCGTGCGCGTACATCGGCGGGGTTGAGGCCGGGCTGGGCGACGCATCGGAACGCGACGAGCGGGACGGCGTCGGGCGCGGGGTGCTGGTCGTCTCGCGCACGCCGATGCTGCCGGTGGAGTACTACCTGCCCCGGGCGCGCCGTGCGGAGATAGGGCGCGACGAGCCGCCCGCGCGGGCGATCCGGGCGGCCATGGAGACCGCGAACACGCTCGAGGCCTGGCTGATCGTCAACCCCAACTGGCACGGGATCGGCGCGGACGAACTCGCCGAAGTCGAGCGAGAGTTTCGCGTCGTCCAGCGGCGTGACTTCCGGCGCCTGCGCGTGCTGCGACTGCGAGCGCTCGACGAGTAG